One genomic segment of Helianthus annuus cultivar XRQ/B chromosome 14, HanXRQr2.0-SUNRISE, whole genome shotgun sequence includes these proteins:
- the LOC110905840 gene encoding miraculin: MKILFLVFIVFSTLSLSSAKSSSSVLDINRNFLRYGTGYYILPVIRGRGGGIALTPTSINQKCPLNVVQESVDDRNGLPLSFIPANTTKDAIIRESSDLNIVFQSVTICGQPPVWRLEVVNGQGTVSSRGTIGSPGRDTLGNWFKIEKYGGNGYKLVYCPAVCNTCKPVCGDIGVAKSGRRSLILSKEPLIVMFKKA, translated from the coding sequence ATGAAGATATTATTCTTAGTTTTCATCGTCTTCTCCACGCTCTCACTCTCCTCCgccaaatcttcatcttctgTCCTTGACATCAACCGCAATTTCCTAAGATATGGCACAGGCTACTACATTCTGCCAGTCATACGTGGGAGGGGAGGCGGCATAGCCCTTACACCCACATCGATAAACCAAAAATGCCCGCTTAACGTGGTCCAAGAAAGCGTTGACGATAGAAACGGGTTACCACTGAGTTTCATACCAGCCAACACTACAAAAGATGCCATCATCCGTGAATCCAGTGATCTTAACATTGTGTTCCAGAGTGTAACCATTTGTGGCCAGCCTCCGGTTTGGAGGCTCGAGGTTGTCAATGGGCAAGGGACTGTGTCGAGCCGTGGGACCATAGGGAGTCCTGGCAGGGATACGTTAGGCAATTGGTTCAAGATAGAGAAGTATGGTGGCAATGGTTATAAGCTTGTTTACTGCCCTGCGGTGTGCAACACTTGCAAGCCAGTTTGTGGTGATATTGGTGTGGCTAAAAGTGGGCGTAGAAGTCTGATTTTGAGTAAGGAGCCTCTGATAGTCATGTTTAAGAAGGCATGA
- the LOC110909267 gene encoding miraculin, producing MKISFFLFILLSTLSLSSAQSPSAVLDINRNFLRSYQSYYILPVFRGRGGGITLTPTTSNQTCPLDVAQENNELRNGLPLTFVPAIGNRDGIIRESTDLNIKFSGGTTCGQPAVWRLEVVNGQRVVSSRGSVGNPGLETISNWFKIVKYGGIGYKLVFCPGVCNTCKPFCGDIGSRIAKNGRRSLVVSNDQPLVVMFKRV from the coding sequence ATGAAGATATCTTTCTTTCTTTTCATCCTACTCTCCACACTCTCACTTTCTTCAGCCCAATCTCCATCCGCTGTCCTTGACATCAACCGAAACTTCCTTCGATCATATCAAAGCTACTATATCTTGCCCGTTTTTCGCGGAAGGGGAGGTGGCATAACCCTAACCCCCACAACGAGCAACCAAACATGCCCACTTGATGTGGCCCAAGAAAACAATGAACTGAGAAACGGGTTACCGTTGACTTTCGTACCAGCCATCGGTAACAGAGACGGCATCATTCGTGAATCCACTGATCTTAACATTAAGTTTTCGGGTGGTACAACTTGCGGCCAGCCTGCGGTTTGGAGGCTTGAGGTTGTGAACGGGCAACGGGTGGTGTCGAGCCGTGGGAGCGTAGGGAATCCTGGCTTGGAAACCATAAGCAACTGGTTCAAGATAGTAAAGTATGGTGGCATTGGTTATAAGCTTGTTTTCTGCCCTGGGGTGTGCAACACTTGCAAGCCATTTTGTGGTGATATAGGTTCTAGGATCGCTAAAAATGGACGTAGAAGTCTGGTTGTGAGTAACGATCAGCCTCTTGTGGTCATGTTCAAGAGGGTGTGA
- the LOC110905839 gene encoding GDSL esterase/lipase At5g37690, which yields MAIPVILAVFTAPIIAMAANYTSLVTFIFGDSLTEVGNNNYLRYSLARSDFPFYGIDYPNRIPTGRFSNGRTIADIISEKLGIPSPPPYLSLNRQDDAVLKGVNYASGGAGILNDTGIYFIERISFDDQIGCFENTTRVIKKKIGEESAISLLHEAIYFIAMGSNDYINNFLQPFLPYSQRYTHDEFLGILELKLAEQLTRLYLLGARKVIFLGLGPLGCIPSQRAKSTTNQCLQQVNDWVVQFNSKVQKLINVLNVKLKKAQLTFADTYQDGMDLVENPGKYGFKVSNTSCCKVETAVGGLCLSYAHVCDNRSEYVFWDAFHPSDAANVVLADRFFSKLFATSNSSSNSSSSHEG from the exons ATGGCTATACCAGTAATTCTAGCAGTTTTCACGGCTCCAATCATCGCAATGGCAGCTAATTACACTTCACTCGTCACCTTCATCTTTGGTGATTCTTTAACAGAAGTTGGCAACAATAACTACTTGAGATACTCACTCGCTAGATCAGATTTTCCCTTCTATGGCATCGATTACCCCAACCGAATACCCACTGGCCGCTTCAGTAATGGCCGAACCATTGCCGATATTATAT CTGAGAAGCTTGGAATTCCATCTCCTCCACCTTACCTTTCGTTAAATCGCCAAGATGATGCGGTCTTGAAAGGTGTTAACTATGCATCTGGTGGTGCTGGGATTCTGAATGACACCGGAATCTATTTT ATTGAAAGAATATCGTTTGACGATCAAATAGGTTGTTTTGAGAACACAACAAGGGTGATCAAGAAGAAGATAGGAGAAGAGTCTGCTATTAGTCTTCTACATGAGGCCATCTACTTCATTGCAATGG GTAGCAACGATTACATCAACAATTTCTTGCAACCGTTTCTTCCCTATAGTCAACGGTACACCCACGACGAGTTTTTGGGGATTTTGGAGTTGAAACTAGCCGAGCAGTTAACG AGGCTTTACTTGCTCGGGGCACGAAAGGTGATATTTCTTGGGCTTGGACCTCTTGGATGCATTCCTTCACAACGAGCGAAATCAACCACGAATCAATGCTTGCAACAAGTGAATGATTGGGTGGTTCAGTTTAACTCCAAAGTGCAAAAGTTGATAAATGTACTAAATGTCAAGCTCAAAAAAGCACAACTTACTTTTGCGGATACTTATCAAGATGGTATGGATTTGGTTGAAAATCCGGGAAAATATG GTTTCAAGGTGTCCAATACGTCATGCTGCAAAGTCGAGACGGCTGTAGGAGGATTATGCTTATCGTATGCACATGTATGTGACAATCGAAGTGAATATGTATTTTGGGACGCATTTCATCCATCCGATGCTGCGAATGTGGTTTTGGCTGATCGCTTCTTTTCAAAACTGTTTGCTACGTCTAATAGTTCGAGTAATTCTTCGTCGAGTCATGAGGGATAA